One region of Blattabacterium cuenoti genomic DNA includes:
- the pyrH gene encoding UMP kinase yields the protein MKYKRLLLKLSGEALMGDNEFGLHSTRLQQYAEEVKKVVDMGAQVAIVIGGGNIFRGFSRIKEKAINRIEGDYMGMLATVINGIAFQSYLENVGICAYIQTAIRMDEIAEPFGKDRAIHHLEKGRVVIFVAGLGNPYFTTDTAAVLRAIEIKADVLLKGTRVDGIYTTDPEKDKYAKKLKNISFDMAYKMRIQVMDQTAFILGNENDLPIIIFDINRKGNFKKVISGEEIGTMVSKKK from the coding sequence ATGAAGTACAAAAGATTATTATTGAAATTGAGTGGAGAAGCTCTGATGGGAGATAACGAATTCGGACTTCATTCTACTCGTCTTCAACAATATGCTGAAGAAGTAAAAAAAGTCGTGGATATGGGAGCTCAAGTGGCTATAGTTATTGGAGGAGGGAATATATTTAGAGGATTTTCTAGAATAAAGGAAAAAGCTATTAATCGTATTGAAGGAGATTACATGGGGATGTTAGCTACCGTTATTAACGGTATAGCCTTTCAATCATATTTAGAAAATGTAGGAATATGTGCCTATATTCAAACAGCTATTAGAATGGATGAAATTGCGGAACCTTTTGGAAAAGATAGAGCGATACACCATCTTGAAAAAGGAAGGGTTGTTATATTTGTAGCAGGGTTAGGAAATCCTTATTTTACTACAGATACAGCCGCTGTTTTACGTGCTATTGAAATAAAAGCGGATGTATTATTAAAAGGAACCAGAGTAGATGGCATTTACACAACAGATCCAGAAAAAGATAAATATGCTAAAAAACTCAAAAACATATCTTTTGACATGGCATATAAAATGAGAATTCAAGTAATGGATCAAACCGCTTTTATTTTAGGAAATGAAAATGATTTACCGATTATTATTTTTGATATTAATAGAAAAGGAAATTTTAAAAAAGTAATTTCTGGAGAAGAAATAGGAACTATGGTTTCTAAAAAAAAATAA
- the frr gene encoding ribosome recycling factor translates to MDELNNIFSSCKEDMEAILKKLKKEIHRIRLGSKSVSSFLEKIKIKCYGTFLPLIEVANISIIDNMNISIHPWDCSIISSIDKAIIDANLGFIPTNKGDSIHIHLPVITEESRKNMIKKIKLQTEDAKVFVRKIRKKNNQHVKKLKISEDVSKIGENRIQKITNEYIQKIENFFLHKEKEILKW, encoded by the coding sequence ATGGATGAATTAAACAACATTTTTTCCTCTTGCAAGGAAGATATGGAGGCAATTTTGAAAAAACTGAAAAAAGAAATTCATCGTATTCGATTAGGCAGTAAATCTGTCTCTTCTTTTTTAGAAAAAATAAAAATAAAATGTTATGGAACTTTTTTACCACTTATAGAAGTAGCCAATATTTCTATTATAGATAATATGAATATTTCTATTCATCCTTGGGATTGTTCTATTATTTCATCTATAGATAAAGCTATTATTGATGCTAATTTAGGTTTTATTCCGACAAATAAAGGAGATTCTATTCATATACATTTACCTGTAATTACAGAAGAAAGTAGAAAAAATATGATAAAAAAAATCAAGTTACAAACAGAAGATGCAAAAGTTTTTGTAAGAAAAATTAGAAAAAAAAATAATCAACATGTAAAAAAATTAAAGATATCAGAAGATGTTTCTAAAATAGGAGAAAATCGTATACAAAAAATAACGAATGAATATATACAAAAAATAGAAAATTTCTTTCTTCATAAAGAAAAAGAAATATTAAAATGGTAA
- the asnS gene encoding asparagine--tRNA ligase produces the protein MVRKYSVKELLNKGKFFINQKVLVEGWIRSFRSSIFIILNDGSTIKNLQIILSKKLDKIIIKKITIGSSIRVIGIVKKSIGKKQYIELQSLDITIYESVNPEILQKSILQPKKHSFKKLREQAHLRFRTNIFSCIMRIRHHVAFCIHKYFHEHGFFYLHTPIITTSNCEGTGKMFQITTMDFKNKPIDYEKDFFKCKTYLSVSGQLEAETASLGLGKVYTFGPVFRAENSNTSRHLSEFWMIEPEIAFYHLEENINLAEDFLKFIIKYIIENSIEDLVFLNQYLEKWNEKKKNYLLEKLELILKFPFKKISYTEAVKILDQEKNVKFLHPITWGMDLQSEHEQYLVDKYFKIPVIVFDYPCSIKAFYMRINDDGKTVRAMDVLFPEIGEIIGGSQREERYDILLKRMKDTNTDENKLWWYLDTRRFGSVPHSGFGLGFDRLVQFITGMNNIRDVIPFPRTPNNAEF, from the coding sequence ATGGTAAGAAAATATTCAGTCAAAGAATTATTAAATAAAGGAAAATTTTTCATAAATCAAAAAGTATTAGTTGAAGGATGGATCCGCTCTTTTCGTTCTTCTATTTTCATTATTTTAAATGATGGATCTACAATTAAAAATCTACAAATTATTTTGTCCAAAAAATTGGATAAAATAATTATAAAAAAAATAACAATTGGAAGTTCAATTAGAGTTATAGGGATCGTAAAAAAAAGTATTGGTAAAAAACAATATATTGAACTTCAATCTTTAGATATAACTATATATGAATCAGTAAATCCAGAAATTCTTCAAAAATCTATTTTGCAACCTAAAAAGCATAGTTTTAAAAAACTTCGTGAACAGGCTCATTTACGTTTTCGAACAAACATTTTTAGTTGTATTATGCGAATTCGTCATCATGTTGCTTTTTGTATTCATAAATATTTTCATGAACATGGTTTTTTTTATCTTCATACTCCAATTATTACTACTTCAAATTGTGAAGGAACCGGAAAAATGTTTCAGATTACAACTATGGATTTTAAAAATAAACCAATAGATTATGAAAAAGATTTTTTTAAATGTAAAACTTATCTTAGTGTATCTGGACAATTAGAAGCAGAAACCGCTTCTTTGGGATTAGGAAAGGTGTATACTTTTGGTCCTGTGTTTAGAGCTGAAAACTCCAATACTTCTAGACATTTATCGGAATTTTGGATGATTGAACCGGAAATTGCTTTTTATCACTTAGAAGAAAATATAAATTTAGCTGAAGATTTTTTAAAGTTTATTATCAAATACATTATTGAAAATAGCATAGAAGATTTGGTGTTTTTAAATCAATATTTGGAAAAATGGAACGAAAAGAAAAAAAACTACCTTTTAGAAAAACTAGAACTTATCTTAAAATTTCCATTTAAGAAAATTAGTTATACAGAAGCTGTAAAAATTCTTGATCAAGAAAAAAATGTAAAATTCTTACACCCAATTACTTGGGGAATGGATTTACAATCTGAGCATGAACAATATTTGGTCGATAAATATTTTAAAATTCCTGTAATTGTATTTGATTATCCTTGTAGCATTAAAGCTTTTTATATGCGCATAAATGATGACGGAAAAACTGTTAGAGCTATGGATGTTTTATTTCCTGAAATAGGAGAAATTATTGGAGGATCTCAAAGAGAAGAACGTTATGATATATTATTGAAACGGATGAAAGATACAAATACAGACGAAAATAAACTTTGGTGGTATTTAGATACACGTCGTTTTGGTTCTGTTCCTCATAGTGGATTTGGGTTAGGTTTTGATCGTTTAGTTCAATTTATCACAGGAATGAATAACATTCGTGATGTTATCCCATTTCCTAGGACTCCAAACAATGCAGAATTTTAA
- the rpoN gene encoding RNA polymerase factor sigma-54, producing MLKQQLLQKGQHKLSPQQIRLMKLVQLSTLDFEQRVQQELEENPALELEEEENCSDLEEYSDTLENEVNLTEDQNISPEIDEYFSDDEIEDFKINSQNYTMKKYIPIISGISFQEYLKNQLHTFHLNEKDLLIADFILGNIDDDGYIRRKITSIVDDIFLILGIFVSKEKVEKLLVNYIQKLDPIGVGSRNLQECLLIQLDQKKITQEVFLSKKIIQNYFESFVKKHYKKLQKKLGITKKNLKIAIDQIKKLNPKPGKIYSDNTKNLDHIIPDFNIYISDEKLELSINQRNIPELKVSSLYLDMLRSYKKNIKRNEKTIVFLKQKIDSAKWFVDAIKQRQNTLMLIMNAIMDYQKEYFLTGNPIKIKPMILKNISKKIGVGISTVSRVANNKYVNTPYGTFLIKSFFSEKMINQEGKEISSIEIKKLLGESIDKENKKKPFTDVKLSEILKKKGYLVARRTIAKYRDQMHIPVARMRKNL from the coding sequence ATGTTGAAACAACAGTTATTACAAAAAGGGCAACATAAGCTTTCTCCACAACAAATCAGATTAATGAAATTAGTTCAATTATCTACTTTAGATTTTGAACAAAGAGTTCAACAAGAATTGGAAGAAAATCCAGCTTTAGAATTAGAAGAAGAAGAAAATTGTTCGGACTTAGAAGAGTATTCGGATACATTAGAAAATGAGGTAAATCTTACAGAAGATCAAAATATTTCACCTGAAATTGATGAATATTTTAGTGATGATGAAATAGAAGATTTTAAAATTAATAGCCAAAATTATACTATGAAAAAGTATATTCCTATTATTTCCGGAATTTCTTTTCAAGAATATTTAAAAAATCAATTGCATACATTTCATTTAAATGAAAAAGATTTATTAATTGCTGATTTTATATTAGGAAATATAGATGATGATGGTTATATTAGAAGAAAAATTACATCTATAGTGGACGATATTTTTCTAATACTTGGAATATTTGTTTCTAAAGAAAAAGTTGAAAAGTTACTTGTAAATTATATACAAAAACTAGATCCTATAGGTGTAGGATCCAGAAATCTACAAGAATGTTTGTTGATTCAATTAGATCAAAAAAAGATCACTCAAGAAGTTTTTTTATCGAAAAAAATCATACAAAATTATTTTGAATCTTTTGTAAAAAAACATTATAAAAAATTACAAAAAAAATTGGGGATAACAAAAAAAAATTTAAAAATAGCTATTGATCAAATAAAAAAATTAAATCCTAAACCAGGTAAAATTTACTCTGATAATACTAAAAATTTGGATCATATTATTCCGGATTTTAATATTTATATTTCAGATGAAAAATTAGAACTTTCTATAAATCAAAGAAATATTCCAGAATTAAAAGTATCATCTTTATATTTAGATATGTTAAGATCTTATAAAAAAAATATAAAGAGAAATGAAAAAACGATTGTGTTTTTAAAACAAAAAATAGATTCAGCAAAATGGTTTGTCGATGCTATAAAACAACGTCAAAATACATTGATGCTTATAATGAATGCTATTATGGATTATCAAAAAGAATATTTTTTAACTGGAAATCCAATTAAAATCAAACCTATGATTTTAAAGAATATTTCCAAAAAAATTGGAGTGGGTATTTCTACTGTTTCGCGTGTAGCTAATAATAAATATGTTAATACACCATATGGAACTTTTTTAATTAAAAGTTTTTTTTCTGAAAAAATGATAAATCAAGAAGGAAAAGAAATTTCTTCCATTGAAATTAAAAAACTTTTAGGAGAATCAATAGATAAAGAAAATAAAAAAAAACCTTTCACTGATGTAAAATTATCCGAAATACTCAAA